One genomic segment of Oncorhynchus mykiss isolate Arlee chromosome 10, USDA_OmykA_1.1, whole genome shotgun sequence includes these proteins:
- the LOC110534421 gene encoding lecithin retinol acyltransferase-like isoform X1, which yields MLYSLTFLVEKLSLLSNFKLFEFKWTDGKRKGAGCTERTTYSHTVAPLSLQRGDLLEVPRTLFTHFGIYLGDNKVAHLIPDIMPVLTNDKMIIKKVITNKRLIMGCLYKCATVRVDTLDDFVYGSNILVNHMDRKCKAQQPFPNEEVAERAEQLVGAIPYSLLWNNCEHFVTYCRYGSAKSQQTEMFCEFLKSIIRDQRSVFLSVLLGIIYIICFGLAPSTTLPTILIPFTLWMAG from the exons ATGCTCTACTCGTTGACATTTCTCGTCGAAAAGCTATCCCTTCTCTCGAACTTCAAACTTTTTGAGTTTAAATGGACGGATGGGAAACGCAAAGGGGCGGGATGCACAGAGCGCACGACATATAGTCATACAGTCGCGCCGTTGTCTCTCCAGAGAGGGGACCTTTTGGAGGTGCCGAGGACTTTGTTCACGCACTTCGGTATCTACTTGGGTGACAACAAAGTCGCTCATCTGATCCCAGATATCATGCCCGTGCTAACCAATGATAAGATGATAATCAAAAAAGTTATCACAAATAAGAGACTCATCATGGGTTGCTTGTACAAGTGTGCCACGGTGCGCGTGGACACCTTGGATGACTTTGTATATGGCTCAAACATATTGGTGAATCATATGGATAGAAAATGCAAGGCGCAACAACCGTTCCCAAATGAAGAGGTTGCCGAGAGGGCAGAACAACTCGTCGGCGCCATCCCTTACAGTTTACTATGGAATAACTGCGAACATTTTGTTACATACTGCAGATACGGTTCAGCAAAAAGTCAGCAAACGGAAATG TTTTGTGAGTTCCTGAAATCAATCATCCGAGACCAGAGGAGTGTCTTTCTCAGTGTTCTCCTGGGAATTATCTACATCATCTGCTTTGGCCTGGCGCCTTCAACTACGTTACCCACAATCCTCATCCCTTTCACTCTGTGGATGGCCGGCTGA